From one Ammospiza caudacuta isolate bAmmCau1 chromosome 8, bAmmCau1.pri, whole genome shotgun sequence genomic stretch:
- the DTX3L gene encoding E3 ubiquitin-protein ligase DTX3L, translating to MMAAAPLLVRVSPAPATADKAINKLLKYFQSGKRSGGGECSVSPGPEAGTYWVDFSKEQDRKRVESRSKHTLELDARCCEIVILPGEGAPGKSRVTAHTSASHSKGTAGPPLPQQQQQRDSGAYGATAKEDLTKKIFLTVSATLNTSMFTEDQREKITIMCPNLKREGSPGVDGSEKLTGDFTDIEKAYHYFEDILAGKDPNQDFSHSECKNGLKDENGLNTEETVEFTVVTALYEYFIHTHKEEIKELHERFGACIRSKGHDEHNTFIYISSNQSPALLQAASDSFIRTFQEATKDLTQEKVPITKIDTLEETIVKLNKKFRNLLAKEEGNQLLLRGPRTEILAAQIFLAGEGENNQAEKNMKISSQWYKYRDGIEVDALVFKMLETILSKEIENINGKFDTLVEIKEKSYGQKAIIFRPKSETSDMSSHATESFISAFQSASAMLREKGINVNLSEDQKKTLSVLPNAKKFEDLNVKLQKNEVAEKYMKSLLNTEGTQTRNRAPLSSDLSSQEATGASKKSSVRQKNNLSSEGQTQAKTEEKEDDECPICRDKIENKEILKKCKHAFCKTCIDRAMGYKQACPVCNTVCGVLTGNQPEGTMSTKTISSSLPGYPSCGTIEIDYVMSGGIQTSSHPNPGQRYGPAHRKAYLPDNEEGREILQLLRRAFQQKLIFTVGQSHTTGAQNVITWNDIHHKTAIDGGPTQFGYPDPSYLQRVRSELKAKGIE from the exons ATGATGGCGGCCGCGCCGCTGCTGGTGCGGGTGAGCCCTGCGCCCGCCACCGCCGACAAGGCGATCAACAAGCTCCTGAAATACTTCCAGTCGGGAAAGCGGTCGGGGGGCGGCGAGTGCAGCGTGAGCCCGGGCCCCGAGGCCGGCACCTACTGGGTGGACTTCTCTAAGGAGCAAG ATAGGAAGCGTGTGGAATCCCGCTCAAAGCACACCTTGGAATTGGATGCAAGATGCTGCGAGATAGTCATCCTGCCGGGAGAAGGGGCCCCGGGCAAGAGCCGGGTTACAGCGCACACCTCTGCCAGCCACAGCAAAGGCACTGCCGGCCcgcccctgccccagcagcagcagcagcgggacAGCGGTGCCTATGGGGCCACAGCAAAGGAAGACCTTACCAAAAAG ATATTTCTTACAGTATCTGCTACTTTGAATACCAGTATGTTCACTGAAGACCAAAGGGAGAAAATTACCATTATGTGTCCAAACTTAAAGAGAGAAGGAAGCCCTGGTGTGGATGGCTCTGAGAAATTGACAGGAGATTTTACAGATATTGAAAAAGCTTATCACTACTTTGAAGATATCCTTGCAGGCAAAGacccaaaccaggatttttcACATTCTGAATGTAAGAATGGTTTGAAAGACGAAAATGGCCTGAATACTGAGGAAACAGTTGAGTTTACAGTTGTGACAGCTCTCtatgaatattttattcatACCCACAAAGAGGAAATCAAAGAACTACACGAAAGGTTTGGAGCATGTATAAGAAGTAAAGGTCACGATGAGCATAACACATTCATATATATTTCTTCCAATCAAAGTCCTGCATTGTTACAAGCAGCTAGTGATTCTTTTATCAGAACTTTCCAGGAAGCTACAAAAGATCTGACACAGGAAAAAGTTCCCATAACTAAGATTGACACATTAGAAGAGACAAtagtaaaattaaataaaaagtttaGAAATCTTCTTGCTAAAGAGGAAGGGAATCAGTTGCTACTCCGAGGTCCAAGGACTGAGATTTTAGCTGCCCAAATATTTCTAGCAGGGGAAGGTGAGAACAACCAAGCTGAAAAGAATATGAAAATATCATCTCAATGGTACAAATACAGGGATGGAATTGAAGTTGATGCTTTGGTGTTTAAAATGTTGGAAACCATACTAAGCAAAGAAATTGAAAACATAAATGGCAAATTTGATACACTGgtagaaataaaagagaagtCATATGGCCAGAAGGCCATAATATTTAGGCCTAAATCTGAAACTTCTGATATGTCATCACATGCTACTGAAAGTTTTATCAGTGCATTTCAGAGTGCCTCTGCAATGTTAAGAGAAAAAGGCATCAACGTGAATCTTTCAGAAGATCAGAAGAAAACTTTAAGTGTGCTGCCTAATGCTAAGAAATTTGAAGATCTTAATGTAAAACTTCAGAAGAATGAAGTTGCTGAAAAGTACATGAAGTCCCTTCTTAACACTGAAGGGACACAAACTAGAAATAGAGCACCACTGTCCTCTGACCTCAGCTCTCAAGAAGCTACAGGAGCATCTAAGAAGTCCAGTGTTAGGCAAAAGAATAACCTTTCTTCTGAAGGACAGACTCAGgcaaagacagaagaaaaagaagatgatGAATGTCCAATTTGTAGGGacaaaattgaaaataaagaaatattaaaaaagtgCAAACATGCATTTTGCAAAACTTGCATTGACAGAGCCATGGGTTATAAACAAGCTTGTCCAGTTTGTAATACTGTCTGTGGAGTCCTGACAGGAAACCAGCCAGAGGGAACAATGTCAACTAAAACAATCAGTTCGTCTCTTCCTGGTTATCCCAGCTGTGGCACCATTGAAATTGACTATGTTATGAGTGGTGGTATTCAAACT AGCAGCCACCCAAACCCAGGGCAGCGTTATGGGCCAGCTCACCGAAAAGCGTATTTACCTGACAATGAGGAAGGGCGAGAaattctgcagctcctcagaagGGCCTTTCAGCAGAAATTGATTTTCACAGTGGGGCAGTCACATACTACTGGTGCACAAAATGTTATCACATGGAATGATATTCACCACAAAACTGCCATTGATGGAGGACCTACCCA GTTTGGTTACCCAGATCCTTCTTATCTGCAGCGTGTTCGATCAGAATTGAAAGCAAAAGGAATTGAATAA
- the LOC131560493 gene encoding protein mono-ADP-ribosyltransferase PARP14-like, translating to MEGQRPCSFPLLVRGDWGPAEPPPSLRKKLLCYFQSQKRSGGGECELRTGSDTGTGHILVCFARPEVRERVLRRPAHELVWGSGERLSLQVTALPADGDPAQEAGPAGGTQAPVNEPQVSLPICQNKETPVCTQQEKTESCEKLEAEKATSRTSAVVVTTAFGKEIEHEILEMYFESKRRSGGGPIKSSVKKDDQVIITFQEEQDAQEVLQRKHHLSKIDLIVKPWQVATSQESCQVENSEGSLLPTAVVLENVKDTIKDCMLILLVENVSGLSEEDGDFSVEMIPELCAAVVTFTGNTDAEEFVEMLNQNQRAREQNITAWCLEQTKTVRAENIPPNTSSHYIALYFENEKYGGAQTVDVQLLPDEDAAIITFGDQKDVTNILAKKHSLNKTPIFVYPFYTSLETALYGKEGPQIKKPDPITLPLDPYIWIYLQGNSSLIKAIDHEMAKCNCVPVWPGPLCADPTVTLHPSAIFSERKRSVSKLVKAWKKEVSTAFSHTISKYEAIKCQVNTEVWEAIMNSFLHDEVLMIPYISKDLHVLVGEKEVVKKVEQELKLLIEKTTREIEREKKRTELKVKTVNPGDYGILQITGLEEKFHKEFPNLQMTYDNLEKSINLSGVPEEVYKVKGEILDHVYKMAKKAINVHPSIFQFLEHIDNETLSQSLFISKEINVFYELGVGEIILKGNAPEDLLKAEEKIKKELDHKSITLGDESVLQKEEWQMLVKENCSNGAVAVTQAESQIMIAGLSEAVAKAFKELSSFIDENTQVQKVIEGKPMALIKFFKKEKVNDWAALPKKGVKVDFSTQKNCEVILLSGPKTKVLEGVSLVEQILSGLHFKRMVIDLPGAKAYIKEQAHLLALNIKEMYKCLVLLEEQPEEHSNRGKLHMQVTMGETVIALYEADLCTHPVDVVVNASNEDLKHIGGLAEALSRAAGPALQEECDELVRMLGNLQPGDAVTTRAGKLPCKNVIHAVGPRWSSDRPEICVNLLRKTVKKCLQLAERHKHSSIALPAISGGIFGFPMELCTYSIVSSIKETLEESKGNSSLKEVHLVGFTQDNIQAFSKAFGEVFSESSASYRPLHHVTSVPQPRQRTSKRMKCMNNFPFITTQEGLHIVLQTGSIEDAATSVVVVSVGKDLQLDKGPLGKALLSKAGPMLQTGLSKEGGGRIPEEGSVLKTKGYNLACSVVLHAVVPVWSQKNTPAKVLGDIITKCLEIAEELSLKSITFPAIGTGNLEFPRSVVAKLLFDKVFEFSSENRVNSLEEVRFLLHTKDTANIQEFSDELESRSVAVKGQKPSPNDTSQSPAFSAIPSSSAHSVPEMTIGSVVFQVAEGDITKEVGDAIVNITNQTFSLKTGVSRAILNGAGKAVEDECGVLAQKTGKNYIITQAGNLPCKNIMHFVYQNDIRSLVSQVLQECELQQYTSVIFPAIGTGEARRNPAEVAGNMIDAVTDFAKRNPATSVKTIKVVIFQPHLMSVFQASMQKREQSTATRIKSFVSKAYHMGKSFWSSEKHSPKGKTKVVSEKKMDLAVVQICGENKKEVEEAEKWLRRAISNEQSHTEIVDETISHFDDEEVEELDDLEKKLKICLNLKSTSIEITGVAKDVCQASSAVHKMIRKIKAAKEAQAKLLQNSVEWKYSEKDSYVPFNSLTNVELENAYKAKQKTVEVIIGERIYTVDMERKTAVDDQGGQISIIRIDKSEDQKSIVLPPTWDPMENEQLKIVELKADSREYKDVQERFLQTCQSFRIEKIERIQNQYLWKNYQIKKCEIDKKNGNRNNERLLFHGTSQESLTLINKKGFNRSYAGMHAANFGNGTYFAVNANYSAQDLYSRPDVNGKKYMYLARVLVGEYSLGIKGSITPAQKNVSNSVDLYDSSTDNVSHPSMFIIFNDIQAYPEYLITFTK from the exons ATGGAGGGGCAGCGGCCGTGCTCCTTCCCGCTGCTGGTGCGGGGGGACTGGGGCCCCGCCGAGCCGCCGCCCTCGCTGAGGAAGAAGCTGCTCTGCTACTTCCAGAGCCAGAAGCGCTCGGGCGGCGGCGAGTGCGAGCTGCGGACCGGGAGCGACACCGGCACCGGGCACATCCTCGTCTGCTTCGCCCGGCCCGAGG TGAGGGAGCGGGTGCTGAGGCGGCCGGCCCACGAGTTGGTGTGGGGGTCCGGAGAGCGGCTGTCGCTGCAGGTCACCGCGTTGCCGGCGGACGGCGACCCCGCGCAG GAGGCGGGTCCGGCCGGCGGGACCCAGGCGCCAG TTAATGAACCCCAGGTGTCTCTTCCCATCTGTCAGAATAAGGAAACCCCTGTGTGTACTCAGCAGGAGAAGACAG AATCATGTGAGAAATTGGAAGCAGAGAAAGCAACCTCTAGGACTTCTGCTGTAGTAGTAACCACTGCCTTTGGGAAGGAAATAGAACATGAGATTTTGGAAATGTACTTTGAAAGTAAAAGGAGGTCTGGTGGGGGGCCCATTAAGTCCTCTGTCAAAAAGGATGACCAAGTGATCATCACCTTTCAGGAAGAGCAAG ATGCCCAAGAAGTTTTACAAAGAAAGCATCACTTGAGTAAAATTGATCTGATTGTGAAGCCATGGCAAGTGGCAACTTCCCAGGAGTCTTGCCAAGTGGAGAACTCTGAAGGATCCCTGCTTCCCACCGCAGTTGTGCTGGAAAATGTGAAGGATACGATCAAAGATTGCATGTTAATTTTGCTGGTAGAGAATGTCAGTGGCTTGTCAGAGGAGGATGGTGACTTCAGTGTGGAAATGATACCTGAGTTATGTGCTGCTGTAGTTACTTTCACTGGAAATACTG aTGCAGAGGAATTTGTTGAAATGCTGAATCAAAACCAGAGAGCAAGGGAACAAAACATTACTGCATGGTGCCTTGAGCAAACAAAAACTGTTAGGGCTGAAAATATACCACCCAACACCTCCAGTCACTACATAGCTCTCTACTTTGAAAATGAGAAGTACGGCGGTGCACAGACCGTGGATGTTCAACTGCTGCCTGATGAAGATGCAGCTATCATTACATTTGGTGACCAAAAAG atGTAACAAATATCCTGGCAAAGAAGCATTCACTCAACAAAACACCAATCTTTGTCTATCCTTTCTACACCTCACTGGAAACGGCTCTATATGGAAAGGAAGGACCACAGATAAAGAAACCAGATCCAATTACATTGCCTCTGGATCCCTATATCTGGATTTATTTGCAAGGAAATAGTAGCTTAATTAAGGCAATAGATCATGAAATGGCAAAGTGTAATTGTGTGCCAGTGTGGCCTGGTCCCCTCTGTGCAGATCCAACAGTTACTTTGCATCCTTCAGCTATTTTTTCTGAGCGGAAGAGATCTGTATCTAAATTGGTCAAGGCATGGAAAAAAGAAGTTTCCACAGCATTTTCACACACCATATCAAAGTATGAAGCAATTAAATGTCAAGTAAACACAGAGGTGTGGGAAGCCATTATGAACAGCTTTCTCCATGATGAAGTTCTGATGATCCCATATATTTCCAAGGATTTACATGTTCTAGTAGGTGAAAAAGAAGTTGTGAAGAAGGTTGAACAAGAACTGAAGCTTCTGATCGAAAAGACCACCAGagaaattgaaagagaaaagaaaagaactgAACTGAAAGTCAAGACAGTGAATCCAGGGGACTATGGAATTTTACAGATTACTGGTCTGGAAGAAAAATTTCATAAAGAATTCCCAAACCTGCAAATGACTTATGATAATTTGGAGAAGAGCATTAACCTGTCTGGAGTGCCTGAGGAAGTTTACAAAGTAAAAGGAGAAATACTTGATCATGTATACAAAATGGCAAAGAAAGCAATTAATGTCCACCCttctatttttcagtttttagaGCATATTGATAATGAAACTCTGTCACAGAGCCTGTTTATatcaaaagaaattaatgtctTTTATGAGCTTGGTGTGGGAGAGATCATCCTGAAAGGGAATGCTCCTGAAGATCTCctaaaagcagaggaaaaaataaagaaagaactGGACCACAAAAGTATTACTTTGGGGGATGAGTCGGTCCTTCAGAAGGAGGAATGGCAGATGCTAGTCAAGGAAAACTGCTCTAATGGAGCTGTAGCAGTCACTCAGGCAGAGAGTCAGATCATGATTGCTGGTCTTTCTGAAGCTGTAGCAAAAGCCTTTAAAGAACTTTCCAGCTTTATAGATGAAAACACACAGGTGCAAAAGGTCATTGAAGGGAAGCCGATGGCACTGATAAAGTTTTTTAAGAAAGAGAAGGTCAATGATTGGGCTGCCCTACCAAAAAAGGGTGTGAAAGTTGACTTTAGCACTCAGAAGAACTGTGAAGTTATATTGTTGAGTGGGCCAAAGACAAAAGTGTTGGAGGGAGTCAGCTTAGTTGAGCAAATTCTGTCTGGCTTGCATTTTAAGCGCATGGTGATTGACTTGCCAGGAGCCAAGGCATATATAAAAGAGCAAGCACACCTTTTGGCCCTCAATATAAAAGAAATGTACAAGTGTTTAGTCCTACTGGAAGAGCAGCCAGAAGAACACAGTAACAGAGGCAAGCTCCATATGCAGGTGACGATGGGTGAAACTGTAATAGCGCTTTATGAAGCTGACTTGTGCACTCATCCTGTTGATGTTGTGGTGAATGCATCTAATGAAGACCTAAAACACATTGGTGGCCTGGCTGAGGCGCTGTCAAGAgcagctgggccagcactgcaggaggagTGTGATGAGCTGGTGAGGATGCTGGGGAATTTGCAGCCTGGTGATGCCGTAACGACGCGTGCCGGGAAACTGCCCTGCAAGAACGTCATCCACGCTGTCGGGCCCAGGTGGAGCAGCGACAGACCAGAAATCTGTGTGAACCTGTTGAGGAAGACAGTGAAAAAATGTCTACAACTAGCTGAAAGGCACAAGCATAGTTCCATAGCTCTGCCTGCTATAAGTGGAGGGATTTTTGGCTTCCCGATGGAACTGTGTACTTATTCCATTGTATCCTCCATCAAGGAGACCTTGGAAGAGTCCAAGGGGAACAGCAGCTTGAAGGAGGTTCATCTTGTGGGTTTTACACAGGATAACATTCAGGCTTTCAGCAAGGCATTTGGAGAAGTGTTTTCAGAGTCTTCAGCTTCCTACAGGCCACTGCATCATGTCACTTCAGTTCCTCAACCCAGGCAGAGAACTTCCAAGcgtatgaagtgtatgaataacTTCCCATTCATAACAACTCAGGAAGGCCTTCACATCGTCCTGCAAACAGGAAGCATTGAAGATGCTGCA ACATCCGTTGTTGTTGTCAGTGTTGGCAAAGATCTCCAGCTTGACAAAGGGCCACTTGGTAAAGCTCTGCTGAGCAAGGCAGGGCCCATGCTTCAGACAGGCTTGAGCAAAGAAGGTGGAGGAAGAATACCTGAGGAAGGATCTGTGTTGAAAACTAAAGGTTACAATCTGGCTTGCAGTGTTGTGCTTCATGCTGTGGTACCTGTGTGGTCCCAGAAAAACACACCTGCAAAG GTCTTGGGTGACATAATCACAAAATGCCTGGAGATTGCTGAAGAACTGTCTTTGAAATCAATTACTTTTCCAGCAATTGGGACAGGGAATTTAGAATTCCCAAGATCTGTTGTTGCTAAATTATTGTTTGACAAAGTGTTTGAATTCAGTAGTGAAAACAGAGTGAATTCTCTTGAAGAAGTTCGCTTCCTGTTGCACACAAAAGACACAGCTAATATTCAG GAATTTTCAGATGAACTTGAAAGCAGGTCTGTAGCTGTTAAAGGGCAGAAGCCTTCTCCAAATGACACGAGCCAAAGCCCAG cttTTTCTGCTATCCCTTCAAGCTCAGCACACAGTGTGCCTGAAATGACAATTGGCTCTGTGGTGTTCCAGGTGGCAGAAGGTGATATTACCAAGGAGGTGGGAGATGCCATTGTAAACATAACAAACCAAACCTTCAGCCTCAAAACAG GTGTCTCCAGAGCAATTCTGAATGGTGCTGGAAAAGCAGTTGAAGATGAATGTGGTGTACTAG CCCAGAAAACTGGCAAGAACTATATCATCACCCAGGCAGGAAACCTGCCATGCAAAAACATAATGCATTTTGTTTACCAAAATGATATCAGGTCCCTGGtttcccaggtgctccaggagTGTGAGCTGCAGCAGTACACCTCTGTCATCTTCCCAGCAATTGGAACAG GAGAGGCACGCCGCAATCCAGCTGAGGTGGCTGGCAACATGATAGATGCAGTAACTGACTTTGCAAAAAGGAATCCTGCCACGTCTGTGAAAACTATTAAAGTTGTCATCTTTCAGCCACATCTGATGAGTGTGTTCCAAGCAAGCATGCAGAAAAGAGAACAGTCTACTGCAACACGAATCAAATCGTTTGTTTCCAAGGCATATCACATGGGTAAAT CATTCTGGAGCTCTGAGAAACATTCCCCAAAGGGAAAAACCAAAGTGGTTTCGGAAAAGAAAATGGATCTGGCTGTTGTGCAGATTTGTGGcgaaaataaaaaagaagtggAAGAAGCTGAAAAGTGGCTGAGAAGGGCAATTTCAAACGAACAATCTCATACAGAAATTGTAGACGAGACTATCTCTCATTTCGATGACGAAGAGGTTGAAGAACTGGATGAcctagaaaagaaattaaaaatttgtcTTAATTTGAAGAGTACCTCTATTGAAATTACAGGGGTTGCAAAAGATGTCTGCCAGGCTTCTTCAGCTGTTCATAAAATGATCCGCAAGATAAAAGCTGCTAAAGAGGCCCAGGCAAAACTTCTACAAAATTCAGTTGAATGGAAATACAGTGAAAAGGATTCCTATGTACCCTTCAACAGTCTCACAAATGTGGAGTTGGAAAATGCTTACAAGGCAAAGCAGAAAACTGTTGAAGTCATCATTGGTGAGCGAATATACACAGTGGATATGGAACGCAAGACTGCTGTGGATGACCAAGGAGGACAGATATCCATTATACGTATTGACAAATCTGAAG ATCAAAAGTCAATAGTGCTCCCTCCAACGTGGGACCCTATGGAAAATGAGCAACTCAAAATAGTGGAACTAAAAGCAGACTCAAGAGAGTATAAAGATGTGCAAGAAAGGTTTCTGCAGACCTGTCAGTCATTCAGAATTGAAAAG ATTGAAAGGATACAGAACCAATATTTATGGAAAAACTACCAAAtaaaaaagtgtgaaatagataaAAAAAATGGCAACAGAAATAATGAGAGGCTTCTGTTTCATGGGACAAGTCAGGAGTCATTAACCCTTATTAACAAAAAAGGATTTAACCGGAGCTATGCTGGAATGCACG CTGCAAACTTCGGAAACGGAACGTACTTTGCTGTTAATGCCAACTATTCTGCCCAGGACTTGTACTCTAGACCAGATGTGAATGGGAAGAAATACATGTACTTGGCCCGAGTCCTTGTTGGAGAATATTCTCTGGGGATAAAAGGATCAATTACTCCAGCACAAAAAAATGTTAGCAACTCTGTAGATCTGTATGATAGTTCAACTGATAACGTGAGCCACCCTTCCATGTTCATAATTTTTAATGACATTCAAGCTTACCCAGAATACCTTATCACTTTCACTAAGTAA